The Candidatus Hydrogenedentota bacterium DNA window ATGACCTGTTTTTCGGTGGCGTGTTTCTCGTCCATGGCCGGGGACAGCGTGCGCAGCGTCACATCGTTGGTCCAGTTTCCCAGCAACTGGTCGAGCACCCGCCGTTCCCCGGTGAAGTCGGGGGGAATTCCGCGGCTTTCCAGGTCGAAGGGTTTCGCCGCCCCGGCCTCTTTCGTCCGGGACATTTTATAATCCGCCTTGAAGACGGCGTTTCCCGCGTCGTCGTTCAGGCGAACGTCGCACTCAATGGCGTCCTTGTTTGGGAAACGAAATTGCATGGTCGAATATTTTCCGGGCACGCGCGTCCAGTCGAGCGTGCGGGTGCCGTTGTCCCAGTGGCCGATCTCGGCGATGTCCTCCTGCACATACTGGGAAAAGAACCATGTGAAATAGCATTGCTTCTGCTCATCATAAGTGAAGAGACGAAGTCCATGACCCCCCTCCCCGGACTCTTCCACGAAACGTCCGCCCAGAATGCGTGTGTAGGCCAGCCGAATGGTCTCCTTTTTCGCCGGAATTCCCGGCGTTTCAAAAGTGGTCGCCTCGCAATCCCACTCCCCCAGAAACAGGTCGAGCACGGCCTGTCCCGAAACCGGGCCGGATAGGGCCGCGTTTTCCGTGTCCGCCTGATTGGTCTTTTCCGAGGGGCCACAGGCGGAAAGAAGCGCCGCAGACAACGCGAACGCCAGTCCAGCCCCCATCACATGCTTTCTGTCCATTGCAGATTGCTCCTTTTCCCGTTTGAGGTTCCATCCTTACATTATGCGCTCAAGGCAGCGGTCTACGGGGCGCGCACGATGCGGAAACCCAGCTCCTGTGTGTGCCTGCCCGGCATGGCATGCCCGCGGGACGCCGAGCGGCGGTCGGCCGCCCCGCGGTCCATATTGTCCCAGCCGCCGCTGCGGAACACGCGGTCGCCCTCGCCCGCAGATTCCCAGGCGCTTCCGTCGGCGGGCGCGCCCGCGTAGTCTTCGTGCCAGGAATCCTGGCACCATTCCCGGACACCGCCGTGCATGTCGCAGAGATTCCAGGCGTTTCCCGGAAAGCGCCCCACGGGTTTTGGGGTGTCCCGCTCCAAATGGGCCTGCTCCCCCGAAATTGTCCCGCCAAAAGAGTAAGGCGTTTGGGTTCCCGCGCGGCACGCATACTCCCACTCCGCCTCGGAGGGCAGGCGGAAAACGCCACCCTCTTTCCTGCCAAGCTTCCTCAGGAAATACTGGCACTCGTGCCAGTCAATCATCTGCATGGGCAGATTGTCGTCCCCGCGCATGGCCTCGGGATGGAAGCCCTCCACCGCCTTCCATTGGGCGTGCGTCACCTCGTGCTTGCTCATCCAAAAGCCCTGCTTGAAGGTCACCGTGTGCTGCGGCCCCTCGTTGTTCTTGCGGCCCGTTTCCGTGTCCGGGCTGCCCATCGTGAAACTGCCGGGCGGGCACCAGCAGAAAGTGATGCCCGCGAAGGTCCTCTCCTCACCGGGTTGGGTTCCCATGGAAGGTTCAAGCGCCGGAGACGTGCCGGGCGCGTTCCGCCAAAATAGGGTTGCGGCCAGGCAGAACATGGCGGCGCATGCCGCGGCAGCCAAGAGCCGGCGCCGCGCATGTCCGTGGGACGCCTCCGGTTTTGCCGTCAAGGAATCAGGCGCGCAGCCGCCTTCGGCGTGTTCTCTCTGAATCGGCTCCTGCAGGTGCCCCAGCCGCCGCGCGACGATAATGCCCAGCGCCACGCCGACGGCCAGCATGCCCCCGGAAACCATCGCGAGATTAAAGCCGACAAGTTCATCATAGGCATAAGGAAAACCCAATATCTTATACAGGCCCGCAAGGACGAGGATCGGGGGGACAAAGAGCCATGTCATTAATGCGGCGGCGGCCCCCACCAGGCCGCCCACGACGCTTCTGGCGACTGGGATCCCCTGTCCGGGACGGTGGCCGGCCTGGCGTCGCCTCCCCATGCGCCGGGCAACGACAGCACCCAGAACCGCGCCGACCACGGGCAGGCCGTTCAGGACAATCAAGAGCGCCATTCGGACAAGCCCCTGGTTGACCTGGGGCTGTTCCGATATCCGCATCATATTCATGACTGGGATAACCGGCAACAGCAGCGTCGAGACAACCGCGAAGCCTATGACGCCTCCCAGTATGCTCCATTTGGCAAGGGATTTTTTTTCTGAGAGTTCGACCGGCTTCCTGGGGGCCCGCAACAGGAAAATCCCCGCCACAATGACAACCAGGCCCAGCAATCCCATCATCCCGCCGCCGACGGCGTCCCCGACCGCCTCCCGCCCCCCTCCCCTGTCCATTGTGGCGATGCTCATTGCGACAATCATCCCCCAGAACAATATCCATATTCCGCCGAGCAGGAGCAGCAGGATTCCGCACAACACCCGAAACGGGCTTGCCGGAAGGGGGGGCATACATTGGGGGCACAGGGTTTCCGTCGCATTGGCGGGAAGTTGCGCGCCGCACTTGGCGCAATGGGCTTCTTCGTTCATGGTGCCGCCTCCAACTGGATTGACCGGTTCTATCTCATAAAGAAGCAAAGCACGCCAAAGGTTTCGCTGTGCGTCCCCGGTGAAACCCCTTGATGAAGACGGCGTTCCCGTCGGCCATTGTGTTATGAACCGGATTGAAGCCAAAACAG harbors:
- a CDS encoding DUF1579 family protein; this translates as MDRKHVMGAGLAFALSAALLSACGPSEKTNQADTENAALSGPVSGQAVLDLFLGEWDCEATTFETPGIPAKKETIRLAYTRILGGRFVEESGEGGHGLRLFTYDEQKQCYFTWFFSQYVQEDIAEIGHWDNGTRTLDWTRVPGKYSTMQFRFPNKDAIECDVRLNDDAGNAVFKADYKMSRTKEAGAAKPFDLESRGIPPDFTGERRVLDQLLGNWTNDVTLRTLSPAMDEKHATEKQVIRRVIDGYFVQQNAESSLGTSAMILYAFNPKSGRYRLWAFLSDWGGMEVPYEGTWNAAAHTMDWASPAPGEYPMTMRHRFSGDDAFDYTFWVKDPGGRTVNEGIFKMSRVGGKPQTSMGPDGTSPPTSTTYRLISIGGEPVPCSPLHEGQRVPEVSGGSMTINSDGTFSGGIQFTNPNIVVPGAANKTPGTYTREGDTLTMKHPGAGYTRATISGDTFTMDNEGLLFVYQK
- a CDS encoding formylglycine-generating enzyme family protein, producing MNEEAHCAKCGAQLPANATETLCPQCMPPLPASPFRVLCGILLLLLGGIWILFWGMIVAMSIATMDRGGGREAVGDAVGGGMMGLLGLVVIVAGIFLLRAPRKPVELSEKKSLAKWSILGGVIGFAVVSTLLLPVIPVMNMMRISEQPQVNQGLVRMALLIVLNGLPVVGAVLGAVVARRMGRRRQAGHRPGQGIPVARSVVGGLVGAAAALMTWLFVPPILVLAGLYKILGFPYAYDELVGFNLAMVSGGMLAVGVALGIIVARRLGHLQEPIQREHAEGGCAPDSLTAKPEASHGHARRRLLAAAACAAMFCLAATLFWRNAPGTSPALEPSMGTQPGEERTFAGITFCWCPPGSFTMGSPDTETGRKNNEGPQHTVTFKQGFWMSKHEVTHAQWKAVEGFHPEAMRGDDNLPMQMIDWHECQYFLRKLGRKEGGVFRLPSEAEWEYACRAGTQTPYSFGGTISGEQAHLERDTPKPVGRFPGNAWNLCDMHGGVREWCQDSWHEDYAGAPADGSAWESAGEGDRVFRSGGWDNMDRGAADRRSASRGHAMPGRHTQELGFRIVRAP